A window of Sutcliffiella cohnii contains these coding sequences:
- the ftsA gene encoding cell division protein FtsA: protein MNSNAIYVSLDIGTSSVKVIIAEMLNDTLNIIGVGNVNSTGIRKGSIVDIDETVHSIKKAVEQAERMVGMSINRVIVGVSGNHVHLQNCHGVVAVSSDNKEITNEDITRVIDAAQVFSIPPEREIIDCIPKQFIVDGLDGINDPRGMLGVRLEMEGTLITGSKTILHNVLRCVERAGLEITDICLQPLALGSIALSKDEKNLGVALVDIGGGSTTVAIYEEGQLVTTSVIPVGGQHITKDISIGLRTSTEDAEKIKVKHGHAFYDYASEEEVFSVPIIGSDQHQQFNQLEISDIIEARMEEILELVHQEVKRLGVQDIPGGYVLTGGVVAMPGVLELSQAILKNNVRKAIPDYIGVREPQYTTAVGLIQFAYKNAKLQGRNVEATTQNEFTENRAQKQSTTVTKTVKQKEEQKTGSKVKKFFGLFFE, encoded by the coding sequence ATGAACAGCAATGCGATTTATGTAAGTTTAGACATCGGTACATCCAGTGTTAAAGTAATCATAGCTGAAATGTTAAATGATACTTTAAACATTATTGGAGTCGGTAATGTAAACTCTACCGGTATTAGAAAAGGATCGATTGTCGATATAGATGAAACAGTTCATTCCATTAAAAAGGCAGTAGAACAGGCAGAACGTATGGTTGGTATGTCTATCAATCGAGTGATTGTTGGAGTATCTGGCAACCATGTACACTTACAAAACTGTCATGGTGTTGTGGCAGTATCTAGTGATAATAAGGAAATAACAAATGAAGATATTACAAGAGTAATAGATGCCGCGCAAGTTTTCTCTATCCCACCGGAAAGAGAAATAATAGATTGTATTCCTAAACAGTTCATCGTGGATGGGTTAGATGGAATTAACGACCCACGTGGAATGCTTGGTGTACGTCTTGAGATGGAAGGTACTTTAATTACTGGCTCTAAAACTATATTACATAATGTACTCCGCTGTGTAGAAAGAGCTGGATTGGAGATCACTGACATTTGCTTGCAACCTTTGGCATTAGGCTCCATAGCATTGTCTAAAGATGAGAAAAATCTAGGTGTAGCACTTGTTGATATTGGCGGAGGTTCAACAACTGTAGCTATTTATGAAGAAGGTCAGCTAGTGACAACTAGTGTGATTCCAGTCGGTGGTCAACATATTACGAAAGACATCTCGATTGGATTACGAACTTCTACGGAAGATGCTGAAAAAATCAAAGTAAAACATGGACATGCTTTTTATGATTATGCATCTGAAGAAGAAGTGTTTAGTGTCCCAATTATAGGTAGTGATCAACATCAGCAATTTAACCAATTGGAAATTTCCGATATTATCGAAGCGAGAATGGAAGAAATTTTAGAACTTGTTCATCAAGAAGTGAAAAGACTAGGTGTGCAAGACATTCCAGGCGGTTATGTATTAACTGGTGGTGTTGTAGCGATGCCAGGTGTTCTTGAATTGTCACAAGCAATTTTAAAAAATAATGTACGCAAAGCAATACCAGATTATATAGGTGTTAGAGAACCACAATATACGACAGCTGTTGGTCTTATTCAGTTTGCATACAAGAATGCGAAGTTACAAGGAAGAAATGTCGAAGCAACTACACAAAATGAATTTACTGAAAACAGAGCACAAAAACAAAGTACTACCGTCACAAAAACTGTAAAACAAAAAGAAGAGCAAAAAACAGGTTC